One part of the Candida albicans SC5314 chromosome R, complete sequence genome encodes these proteins:
- the PAN6 gene encoding pantoate--beta-alanine ligase (Ortholog(s) have pantoate-beta-alanine ligase activity, role in pantothenate biosynthetic process and cytosol, nucleus localization) codes for MTVSNTIKILRTVQQVRQWRAQCFLRNESVGFVPTMGALHAGHCSLINQSIKENDKTVVSIFVNPSQFAPHEDLDNYPRTLDHDLQILQTNNNNNNNNKIVDAVFVPKVSEMYPSGISLDIGKQRGAFVTVHGSSEQLEGITRPQFFRGVATVVTKLLNIVQPTNIYFGQKDAQQCVVIQNLVKDLIINTNVRIMPTLRESNGLAMSSRNQYLSQEMKDKSSLIYQGLKTGENYYLNHSKDSGDKVSANEILQQIKPIISSDPDFDIEYIAVSHPETLEDLDYVVPGTGAIVSTAVKVPKENSDEKARLIDNIILH; via the coding sequence ATGACAGTATCCAATACTATCAAAATATTAAGAACAGTACAACAAGTTCGTCAATGGAGAGCACAATGTTTTTTACGAAATGAATCAGTAGGATTTGTCCCCACTATGGGAGCATTACACGCTGGTCATtgttcattaattaatcaatcgattaaagaaaatgataaaacCGTCGTTTCAATATTTGTTAATCCTTCACAATTTGCTCCTCATGAAGATCTTGATAATTATCCTCGAACTTTAGATCATGATTTACAAATCTTACAaactaacaacaacaacaacaacaacaacaaaatcgTGGATGCAGTATTTGTTCCAAAAGTTTCAGAAATGTATCCTTCAGGGATCTCATTAGATATTGGTAAACAACGAGGAGCATTTGTAACGGTTCATGGATCATCTGAACAATTAGAAGGTATCACTAGACCACAATTTTTCCGTGGTGTAGCTACCGTGGtaacaaaattattaaatattgttcaaccaacaaatatttattttggtCAAAAAGATGCTCAACAATGTGTTGTTATACAAAATTTAGTCAaagatttaataataaatactAATGTTAGAATCATGCCTACATTAAGAGAATCAAATGGATTAGCTATGTCttcaagaaatcaatatttatcTCAAGAAATGAAAGATAAAAGttcattaatttatcaaggTTTAAAAACTGGtgaaaattattatctCAATCATAGTAAAGATAGCGGTGATAAAGTTTCAgctaatgaaattttacaACAGATTAAACCTATTATAAGTTCTGATCCTGATTTCGATATTGAATATATAGCTGTTAGTCATCCAGAAACTTTAGAAGATCTTGATTATGTGGTGCCTGGTACTGGTGCAATTGTTTCCACTGCTGTTAAAGTACCTAAAGAAAACTCTGATGAAAAGGCAAGATTAATTGACAATATTATCTTACATTAG
- a CDS encoding uncharacterized protein (Ortholog of C. dubliniensis CD36 : Cd36_27570, C. parapsilosis CDC317 : CPAR2_801010, Candida tenuis NRRL Y-1498 : cten_CGOB_00198 and Debaryomyces hansenii CBS767 : DEHA2E09306g) has translation MTNKGKLSKTISKYFANTIGFSCRITPPPNTSLELDYLLHNFHKLAPLDNFQTISNSNHGFFINAIYSPCRDESWFKLIKPDENHLFEEIDSKFTNTIKNDFINKLTSLVAIPRYSYIENNKDFQNYKLQIRFDHNIQRSIANYKGKYNLTTSTVDDPFISIINNDNANGTNNDDDDEVSIDYEKLRVNLRHNFQKFHKFDKIEIITNPNRLINRLK, from the coding sequence ATGACAAATAAAGGGAAATTATCGAAAACTATTCTGAAATATTTTGCAAATACCATTGGATTTTCATGTCGAATAACACCACCTCCCAATACATCTTTAGAATTAGATTATCTCCTACATAATTTCCATAAATTGGCTCCATTAGACAATTTTCAAACCATTTCTAATTCAAATCATGGATTTTTCATAAATGCAATATATAGTCCCTGTCGTGATGAATCTTGgtttaaattaattaaaccTGATgaaaatcatttatttgaagaaatcgATTCTAAATTCACCAATACtattaaaaatgattttattaataaattgaccAGTTTAGTGGCTATTCCTAGATATTcatatattgaaaataataaagactttcaaaattataaattacaAATACGATTTGATCATAATATACAGAGATCTATCGCTAATTATAAAGggaaatataatttgaCAACTAGTACTGTTGACGATccatttatttcaattataaaCAATGACAATGCCAATGGaactaataatgatgatgatgacgagGTACTGattgattatgaaaaattgagaGTAAATCTAAGGcacaattttcaaaaatttcataaatttgataaaattgaaatcataACCAATCCAAATAGATTAATAAATAGATTGAAATGA
- a CDS encoding DEAH-box RNA helicase (Ortholog(s) have RNA-dependent ATPase activity, second spliceosomal transesterification activity and role in RNA exon ligation, generation of catalytic spliceosome for second transesterification step), protein MRIFFFVGDVSIFTTITISFLEFNIDNNTFPSPRINNISTMNILDDLDDELDELETTTKPKVKILNKKKEHKPIVDDDLDLDLDDDDFNLPKIKPPTKFKKMKREDALRIKKETPSSLSPSSSVPSKPQGVSSNLPFRPATPPVSEPSTYEEEDLGDINLDNFSNIEADREWYNIDEESALARDNEIDEDLPQRQRKRIRNTRHPKRTPKTSFNESGATFNEFGEYIDYDHQQSLNELNRIPITSHVFIPPFLENSKQYLQLQISGSSIRGIGPTVNPVKDPTSELASMAKQGSFVVQNRRSKRERALQAKEAAGVENSNIGSIIDTANTTEEIKQEEKNADVNETKHQDIQQQRQSLPAFAVRNDLLTTIRDNQVTIVIGETGSGKTTQLTQFLYEDGFGANIDKNGEKRIIACTQPRRVAAMSVAKRVSEEMNCKLGEEVGYSIRFEDKTDNKKTVIKYMTEGILLREILADPMLANYSCIIMDEAHERSLNTDILLGLFKNLLAKRKDLKLIITSATMNANRFTKFFGVAPQFHIPGRTFPVEVFFNRDVNMDYVEMAVKQVLTIHLGRWNADNNNANDGDILVFMTGQEDIEITCDLIKEKLNLLEDPPPLDIFPIYSTMPQDLQKKIFNKTNLQRRKVVVATNIAETSLTVDGIKYVIDCGLVKVKVYNPKLGMDTLQVVPISLANADQRSGRAGRTGAGIAYRLYTEKATEPDSMYVQPIPEIQRSNLSNIMLLLKSLKVNDINSFPFLDPPPKDLLNCSLYDLWAIGALDNLGELTKLGHSMTQFPIEPTLAKLILLSTQPEFHCSEEVVTIVAMLSVPNIFNRPKERANEADMAREKFIISESDHLTLLNVFNQWNINLNKFKGNYTKINNWCDKNFLQLKSLYRAKDIKHQLMLIMKKNKLAILKSKTDDDIRKCLCASFYQQSAKLTKMNLNGQPEFVNLRHSYMKMFLHPTSSLLDSNLSTNYVIYHELVLTKKEYMNCVTTVDPIWLLEYGYKFFGVADSHRNKIDSEAILNKQKFEKQLLKDKEIYEDIIKQQSKRRSNEISTSNRVSSLFKKQRGI, encoded by the coding sequence ATGcgtatttttttttttgttggtgatgtttcaatttttacaaccataacaatttctttcttaGAATTCAATATAGACAACAACACCTTCCCCTCTCCTCGGATAAACAATATATCTACAATGAATATATTAGACGATTTAGATGATGAACTTGATGAACTAGAAACAACTACTAAACCAAAAGTTAAAATactaaataaaaagaaagaacatAAACCTATAGTAGATGATGATCTTGATCTTGAtcttgatgatgatgacttTAATCTACCCAAAATAAAACCTCCaactaaattcaaaaagatGAAAAGAGAAGATGCACTTCGAATTAAGAAGGAAACTCCGTCGTCGTTGTCACCATCGTCATCAGTACCATCCAAGCCACAAGGTGTCTCTTCTAACTTGCCATTTCGACCGGCAACACCACCAGTTTCTGAACCATCGACatatgaagaagaagatctAGGCGACATAAATTTAGACAACTTTTCCAACATTGAAGCTGATAGAGAATGGTATAACATAGATGAAGAAAGTGCACTTGCTAGAGACAATGAGATTGATGAAGATCTACCACAACGACAACGTAAGAGAATTCGCAATACTAGACATCCTAAAAGAACACCCAAGACATCATTCAATGAAAGTGGGGCAACATTCAATGAATTTGGTGAATATATCGATTATGATCATCAACAATCtttgaatgaattaaatCGAATACCTATAACTAGTCATGTTTTCATCCCACCATTTCTTGAAAATCTGaaacaatatttacaaTTACAAATTTCTGGATCAAGTATACGAGGGATTGGACCTACAGTGAACCCAGTAAAAGATCCTACGTCTGAATTAGCATCAATGGCAAAGCAAGGATCATTTGTGGTACAGAATAGACGTTCAAAACGTGAAAGGGCGCTACAAGCCAAAGAAGCAGCTGGCGTGGAAAATAGCAACATTGGATCTATTATTGATACAGCCAATACCACCGAGGAAATTAAacaagaagagaaaaatgCTGATGTAAACGAAACAAAACACCAGGATATACAACAGCAAAGACAACTGTTACCAGCTTTTGCTGTCAGAAATGATTTGTTGACCACCATAAGAGATAATCAAGTAACTATAGTTATTGGTGAAACTGGGTCTGGGAAAACAACTCAATTAACACAATTTTTATATGAAGATGGGTTTGGGGCTAATATTGATAAGAACGGCGAGAAGAGAATTATTGCGTGTACCCAGCCTAGAAGAGTAGCTGCCATGTCAGTTGCTAAAAGAGTCAGTGAGGAAATGAATTGTAAATTAGGTGAAGAAGTTGGGTATTCCATTAGATTTGAGGATAAAACTGACAACAAAAAGACTGTTATCAAATACATGACGGAAGGTATTTTACTACGAGAAATCTTGGCTGATCCCATGTTGGCTAATTATAGTTGTATTATAATGGACGAAGCACATGAAAGATCATTAAATACTGATATTCTTTTAGGattattcaaaaacttGTTAGCCAAGAgaaaagatttgaaattaattatcACCAGTGCTACGATGAATGCAAATAGATTTACGaaattttttggtgttgcTCCACAATTTCATATACCTGGAAGAACTTTCCCAGTTGAAGTTTTTTTCAACCGAGACGTGAATATGGATTATGTTGAAATGGCTGTTAAACAGGTTTTAACTATTCATTTAGGTAGATGGAATGccgataataataatgccAATGATGGTGATATTCTTGTGTTTATGACTGGTCAAGAAGATATTGAGATTACTTgtgatttaattaaagaaaaattgaatttactTGAAGATCCACCTCCATTAGATATTTTCCCAATTTATTCTACAATGCCACAGGAtttacaaaagaaaatatttaacAAAACGAACTTGCAACGAAGAaaagtggtggtggcaaCAAATATTGCTGAAACTTCATTGACGGTTGATGGAATCAAATATGTTATTGATTGTGGACTTGTTAAAGTTAAAGTTTATAACCCGAAACTAGGTATGGATACATTACAAGTGGTTCCCATCTCGTTGGCAAATGCTGATCAACGTAGTGGTCGTGCAGGTAGAACTGGTGCAGGTATTGCTTATCGATTATATACTGAAAAAGCCACTGAACCCGACAGTATGTATGTACAACCGATCCCTGAAATCCAACGAAGTAATTTAAGTAATATTatgttattattaaaatcttTGAAAGTTAATGATATCAATAGTTTCCCATTTTTAGACCCACCACCCAAAGATCTTTTAAATTGTTCATTATATGATTTATGGGCTATTGGAGCATTAGATAATCTTGGTGAATTGACAAAATTAGGACATTCAATGACACAATTCCCCATCGAGCCAACATTGgcaaaattgattttattatcCACACAACCTGAATTCCATTGTTCTGAAGAAGTGGTGACTATTGTAGCTATGTTATCGGTGccaaatatatttaatCGACCCAAAGAAAGAGCTAATGAAGCAGATATGGCAAGAGagaaatttattatatccGAATCGGATCATTTAACTTTATTGAATGTTTTCAATCAATGgaatatcaatttaaataaatttaaaggTAATTATACCAAGATTAATAATTGGTGTGATAAGAATTTTTTacaattaaaatcattatatCGAGCTAAAGATATTAAACATCAATTAATGTTAattatgaaaaagaataaattgGCAATTTTGAAATCGAAAACCGATGATGATATACGTAAATGTCTTTGTGCTTCATTTTATCAGCAACTGGCAAAATTAAccaaaatgaatttaaatGGACAACCAGAGTTTGTTAACTTACGTCATTCATATATGAAAATGTTTTTACACCCAACTAGTAGTTTATTGGATAGTAATTTGAGTACGAATTATGTCATTTATCATGAATTAGTGTTGACGAAAAAAGAGTATATGAACTGTGTAACTACAGTTGATCCAATTTGGTTATTAGAATATggttataaattttttgggGTTGCTGATTCCCATCGTAATAAAATCGATTCAGAAgcaattttaaataaacaaaaatttgaaaagcaattattaaaagataaagaGATTTATGAGgatattattaaacaaCAATCGAAAAGAAGATCAAATGAAATATCTACCAGTAACAGAGTTAGTTCCTTATTCAAGAAGCAAAGAGGAATTTAA